Proteins found in one Alteromonas macleodii genomic segment:
- a CDS encoding DsbA family oxidoreductase encodes MAASEQGAQGVQKVTVNMVSDVVCPWCIVGYQRLQEAIKTLDNIEVDIKFHPFELNPNMPAEGQNLREHIMEKYGISEQQSVENRARLVQAGEELGFAFNFTDDSRMQNTFKAHQLIHFAAQNGLEEEMKLSLFNAYFTDGKDVNDLGVLVELAESVGLDKTEAEAVIKSEKYAQVVREEETLWMQRGIQSVPTFVIGNQGVAGAQEPETLAAFIAKAASQQ; translated from the coding sequence ATGGCAGCAAGTGAGCAAGGTGCACAGGGTGTACAGAAAGTAACGGTTAATATGGTATCTGATGTGGTATGCCCATGGTGTATAGTGGGGTATCAGCGTTTGCAAGAAGCGATTAAAACCCTTGATAACATTGAAGTAGATATCAAGTTCCATCCGTTTGAGCTAAACCCTAATATGCCTGCTGAAGGACAAAACCTTCGTGAACACATTATGGAAAAATACGGCATTAGCGAGCAGCAAAGTGTGGAGAACCGAGCACGACTAGTACAAGCAGGTGAAGAGTTGGGTTTTGCATTTAATTTCACTGACGACTCCCGTATGCAGAATACTTTCAAAGCCCATCAGCTTATTCACTTTGCAGCACAAAACGGCCTTGAAGAAGAAATGAAGCTTAGCTTGTTTAACGCTTACTTCACTGATGGTAAAGACGTGAACGATCTTGGTGTGCTAGTAGAATTGGCCGAGTCTGTGGGCCTCGACAAAACCGAAGCTGAAGCAGTAATTAAAAGTGAAAAATACGCGCAAGTAGTTCGCGAGGAAGAAACCCTTTGGATGCAGCGCGGTATCCAAAGTGTACCTACGTTTGTGATTGGTAATCAGGGCGTAGCAGGTGCGCAAGAGCCTGAAACATTGGCAGCATTTATTGCTAAAGCAGCATCGCAGCAATAA
- a CDS encoding molybdenum cofactor biosynthesis protein MoaE has product MFALVQVEDFDQGELYARLKQSADEKACGNTGAIVTFTGLVRDFNNAGDIDGIELEHYPGMTEKALMLLVEQASERFSLNSAGALHRVGRIHNNEQIVWVGAAAPHRQAAFDAACYLMDMLKQSVPLWKKEFKGDKSEWVAAKASDDKAALKWMRKK; this is encoded by the coding sequence ATGTTCGCGCTAGTTCAAGTTGAAGATTTCGACCAAGGAGAGCTGTACGCTAGGCTAAAACAGTCGGCAGATGAGAAGGCCTGTGGCAACACAGGCGCGATTGTTACTTTTACTGGGCTAGTGCGAGATTTTAATAACGCTGGCGACATAGACGGCATCGAATTAGAGCATTACCCGGGCATGACTGAAAAAGCGTTAATGCTTCTGGTTGAACAAGCGAGCGAACGTTTTTCACTTAACAGCGCTGGCGCACTGCACAGAGTAGGGCGCATACACAACAACGAGCAAATTGTATGGGTAGGTGCCGCCGCTCCCCACCGCCAGGCGGCGTTTGACGCTGCCTGCTACTTAATGGACATGCTTAAACAGTCGGTACCGCTTTGGAAAAAAGAATTTAAGGGCGATAAATCTGAATGGGTTGCGGCAAAAGCATCTGACGATAAAGCAGCACTTAAGTGGATGCGTAAAAAGTAA
- a CDS encoding XdhC family protein, giving the protein MSNHVNHLLAQWLPLKKKHKWVLGFIFKTEGSCYRKAGAMMLFSDAGHQLGILSGGCLESDIVKKAQRVMTDGVSRTAVYDDEDEEDIAFKLGVGCGGVVHLALVPVNENNNYLSLDVVSKTLSSGKACEWRCAVDGTLGDCTELENHTATPRKAVLDTVNGERTLSVLMLPPIHLLVVGGGYDATFMTKHASLQGYLVSLWDPRPAQARLEHFPEVNYLIEDPSTEGLRLHMGEHNIQAAVLMSHHREIDAKALQVLSKQSLTYTAMLGPLHRKQEIMDLAGLGDTNFTQYFASPAGFDIGGELPEHIALSVIAQCHAVFHTKPTHLNR; this is encoded by the coding sequence ATGAGTAATCACGTTAACCACTTGCTCGCGCAGTGGCTTCCGCTTAAAAAAAAGCACAAATGGGTGCTAGGGTTTATTTTTAAAACAGAAGGCTCATGTTACCGCAAAGCCGGCGCCATGATGCTGTTTAGTGATGCCGGGCATCAACTTGGCATTTTAAGCGGCGGCTGTTTAGAAAGTGATATCGTTAAAAAAGCACAGCGTGTAATGACTGACGGCGTTAGCCGAACTGCAGTTTATGACGATGAAGATGAAGAAGATATTGCGTTTAAGCTAGGTGTTGGATGCGGCGGTGTAGTACATCTGGCACTCGTGCCAGTTAATGAAAACAATAATTATCTATCTTTGGATGTGGTTAGCAAGACCTTATCAAGCGGAAAGGCGTGTGAGTGGCGCTGCGCTGTAGACGGTACCTTGGGTGACTGTACGGAATTGGAAAACCATACTGCTACACCTAGAAAGGCCGTGCTAGATACCGTTAATGGCGAGCGCACATTGTCGGTTTTGATGCTGCCGCCTATCCACCTACTTGTTGTTGGTGGAGGGTACGACGCTACCTTTATGACCAAGCATGCTAGCTTGCAGGGCTATTTAGTTAGTCTTTGGGATCCAAGGCCCGCACAAGCAAGACTTGAACACTTTCCCGAGGTAAATTACTTAATTGAAGACCCGTCTACGGAAGGCTTACGTCTTCACATGGGCGAACATAATATTCAAGCTGCGGTGCTTATGTCCCATCACCGAGAAATTGATGCAAAAGCGCTGCAGGTGCTAAGTAAGCAATCGTTAACCTATACGGCAATGCTTGGTCCGCTGCACCGTAAGCAGGAAATTATGGATTTAGCTGGGCTTGGGGATACCAACTTTACACAGTATTTCGCGAGCCCTGCTGGCTTTGACATCGGTGGCGAACTACCAGAGCATATAGCACTGTCTGTTATTGCACAGTGTCACGCTGTGTTTCATACAAAACCTACCCATTTGAATCGTTAG
- the moaC gene encoding cyclic pyranopterin monophosphate synthase MoaC: MSTFSHLNAGGEANMVDVSDKDVTKREATAEGFLYVSEDVIRQISEAKIAKGDVFAVARVAGIQGAKRCADLIPLCHPLALSKVDINFDIQADQNRIQATCYCKLSGKTGVEMEALTGVNVALLTLFDMCKAIDPGMHMEGVRVLEKKGGKTGHWQSDT; encoded by the coding sequence ATGAGTACCTTTAGCCATTTAAACGCTGGTGGCGAAGCTAACATGGTAGACGTTAGCGACAAAGACGTTACCAAGCGAGAAGCCACAGCAGAAGGTTTTTTATACGTAAGCGAAGACGTTATTCGCCAAATCTCTGAAGCAAAAATTGCAAAAGGGGATGTATTTGCTGTTGCTAGAGTAGCAGGTATCCAAGGGGCGAAACGCTGCGCTGATCTTATTCCTCTCTGTCACCCATTGGCATTGTCAAAGGTGGATATAAACTTCGACATTCAGGCCGACCAAAATCGAATTCAAGCCACCTGCTATTGCAAGCTAAGCGGTAAAACCGGCGTTGAAATGGAAGCGCTCACGGGTGTAAATGTGGCGCTGTTAACCTTGTTTGATATGTGCAAAGCCATCGACCCTGGCATGCATATGGAAGGGGTACGGGTACTGGAGAAAAAAGGCGGTAAGACAGGCCATTGGCAGTCCGACACCTAG
- the moaB gene encoding molybdenum cofactor biosynthesis protein B, translating into MSVVSQPLNIAVLTISDSRTLENDKSGDYLKEALTSVGHNLYDRDLVKDDIYQQRAVVSKWIADKNIHAVLITGGTGFTHRDSTPEAISVLFDKEVDGFGELFRQISYEEIGTSTIQSRAVAGFANNTVIFCLPGSTGACRTAWEKIISSQLDADFRPCNFVKHLVEA; encoded by the coding sequence ATGTCAGTTGTCAGCCAACCCCTTAATATTGCCGTACTCACTATTTCAGATTCGCGCACCCTCGAAAACGACAAGTCGGGAGACTACTTGAAAGAGGCGCTTACCTCGGTTGGCCATAATCTTTACGATCGCGATTTGGTGAAAGACGATATTTATCAGCAGCGCGCCGTGGTGTCGAAATGGATTGCCGATAAAAACATTCACGCTGTATTAATTACCGGTGGTACAGGTTTTACCCACCGTGACTCAACGCCAGAGGCCATCAGTGTATTGTTCGACAAAGAAGTCGACGGCTTTGGCGAGCTATTTCGTCAAATTAGCTATGAAGAGATTGGAACATCAACCATTCAGTCTCGCGCAGTAGCGGGCTTTGCTAATAATACGGTTATTTTCTGCCTGCCAGGTTCAACAGGCGCGTGTCGTACGGCGTGGGAAAAAATTATTTCTAGCCAGCTTGATGCCGACTTTAGACCGTGTAATTTTGTGAAGCATTTGGTGGAAGCATGA
- the modB gene encoding molybdate ABC transporter permease subunit, with product MLTEIFGASTLEAILLTLKLAFITSGLLLLIALPLAWFLANWQSKAKPLVMSILALPLVLPPTVLGFYLLIAFSPQSALGQGWQSLTGSNLAFSFEGLVLGSVIYSLPFALQPLYSGFSQLDNRYLDVAKTLGFSAFEAFIKIVLPLSKAPIVVALGLSFAHTIGEFGVVLMIGGNIPGETQVLSIALYEQVEALEYGSAHNLALALLIFSFVMLAALYRFNGVIRSDEAR from the coding sequence ATGCTCACAGAAATCTTCGGGGCATCGACACTTGAAGCTATATTACTTACCTTAAAGCTGGCCTTTATAACCAGTGGCTTACTGTTGTTAATCGCATTGCCGCTAGCGTGGTTTTTAGCGAACTGGCAGAGCAAAGCTAAGCCTTTGGTGATGTCGATACTCGCGTTGCCTTTGGTGCTACCGCCAACTGTGCTGGGGTTTTATTTGCTTATTGCTTTTTCGCCGCAAAGTGCGTTGGGGCAGGGATGGCAAAGCCTAACCGGGAGCAATTTAGCATTTAGCTTTGAAGGTTTGGTGTTGGGGTCTGTCATCTACTCCCTACCATTTGCTCTGCAGCCTTTGTACAGCGGCTTTTCACAATTGGATAACCGTTATTTAGATGTGGCAAAAACGCTGGGGTTTTCGGCCTTTGAAGCTTTTATAAAAATAGTACTGCCTTTAAGCAAAGCGCCCATTGTAGTGGCATTAGGCTTAAGCTTTGCCCATACCATTGGCGAGTTTGGCGTAGTACTAATGATAGGAGGCAATATCCCTGGTGAAACGCAAGTGCTGTCTATCGCGTTATATGAACAGGTAGAAGCGCTCGAATATGGCAGCGCACACAACCTTGCACTAGCCCTTCTGATATTCTCATTCGTGATGCTCGCAGCGCTCTATCGTTTTAACGGTGTCATTCGTAGTGATGAGGCGCGTTAA
- a CDS encoding MoaD/ThiS family protein, protein MQVTVKTFAQTREITGEDNIALHISESSTIETVISQLKTRSDKWALALEGSVLTACNQELCDLQTVLSDGDELALFPPVTGG, encoded by the coding sequence ATGCAGGTAACGGTAAAAACATTCGCACAAACCAGAGAGATTACGGGAGAGGACAATATCGCGCTCCATATAAGCGAGAGCAGCACTATTGAGACCGTGATATCGCAGCTTAAAACGCGTAGTGACAAGTGGGCATTAGCACTAGAGGGTAGTGTGCTTACTGCCTGTAATCAAGAGCTTTGCGATCTCCAAACAGTACTTAGCGACGGTGATGAGCTGGCGCTATTTCCACCTGTGACAGGGGGCTAG
- a CDS encoding ATP-binding cassette domain-containing protein: MQISALLPNRINSQISLQPQSRFIGVTGPSGAGKSSLFRALAGVEKSAKVQTPWTSQKVGIVFQQPMLFPHTDVRGNLALAQRHASPNAMSIDACLRGCYCEHLIDKPVQALSGGEAQRVAIARALVNGPDVLLLDESLSAIDIFTRRKIYQFLNNLCVSGKLICFVISHDLDDLALFSDELVFINQGRTELCGKTRDVLTQVFAKEGFATPSSVLEGFKVTAQSEAFDSNHSQNAVVSYKHDSDTQQGQSVLPLQGNEQSQSENGIEQVTVAGQEIYVTAESLSYLPQTSDGQVPVRFAVKSCDVSIDTNITELGTASTSSILNALPCAISSVEHVSFPLSSSEGSSKGYANTTQTGRATAKSAKVLLTLNVLDSSQVLYATISCISLERLNLVKGMQVIARFKLP, translated from the coding sequence ATGCAAATATCTGCGCTACTACCAAATCGCATTAACTCACAAATCTCATTGCAGCCACAAAGCCGATTCATTGGGGTTACCGGTCCATCAGGTGCGGGAAAAAGCAGCTTGTTTCGCGCCCTAGCTGGCGTAGAAAAAAGCGCAAAAGTGCAAACGCCGTGGACCTCTCAAAAGGTCGGTATCGTTTTTCAGCAACCTATGTTATTTCCCCATACCGATGTGCGGGGTAATTTAGCTCTAGCGCAGCGTCACGCAAGCCCTAATGCAATGTCTATCGACGCGTGCTTGCGCGGCTGTTATTGCGAACATTTAATCGATAAGCCAGTTCAAGCGCTTTCTGGTGGTGAAGCGCAGCGGGTCGCGATTGCAAGAGCCTTGGTCAATGGGCCAGATGTGTTATTGCTAGATGAATCGTTAAGCGCAATTGATATCTTCACCCGGCGCAAAATTTACCAGTTTTTGAACAATTTGTGTGTGTCGGGGAAGCTTATATGCTTTGTGATCTCTCACGATTTAGATGATCTTGCCTTGTTCAGCGATGAGTTGGTTTTTATTAATCAAGGCCGCACAGAGCTTTGTGGAAAAACGCGCGATGTATTGACTCAAGTATTCGCAAAAGAGGGATTTGCGACACCGTCTAGCGTACTTGAGGGATTTAAAGTTACTGCGCAAAGCGAAGCATTCGACAGCAACCACTCACAAAACGCCGTTGTCAGCTACAAACACGATAGCGATACGCAACAAGGACAAAGTGTTCTGCCATTACAAGGCAATGAGCAGAGTCAGTCGGAAAACGGAATTGAGCAAGTTACGGTAGCGGGGCAAGAGATATACGTTACTGCAGAATCTTTGTCTTATTTGCCCCAGACAAGCGATGGGCAGGTTCCGGTTCGATTTGCGGTTAAATCTTGTGATGTAAGTATCGATACTAACATCACTGAATTAGGTACTGCTAGTACAAGTAGTATTCTAAATGCGTTGCCGTGCGCTATATCTAGTGTCGAGCATGTATCGTTTCCGCTTAGCTCTTCAGAAGGCTCTTCGAAAGGCTATGCAAATACCACTCAAACTGGGCGAGCTACTGCAAAAAGCGCCAAAGTATTGCTAACGCTCAATGTACTCGATAGCAGCCAGGTCCTCTACGCCACCATTAGCTGTATTTCCCTTGAGCGCCTTAATCTTGTAAAAGGTATGCAGGTTATTGCGCGTTTCAAATTGCCTTAA
- the modA gene encoding molybdate ABC transporter substrate-binding protein, protein MLFSLAMRLSSFVYLAMLILVSANASASASVAPRVTTFSSSVAQESSFEAANNTLNEESVIGADEQNQPVNFKRDEKINVAVAANFAKPLKSIAEQFTELTGIEVAVTVSSSGTLYAQIQHGASFDVFLSADRARPQALVDNNVVHHGNLVDYAKGKLAFVYAGDLSSEAFSEISSKTSGERNCEQIARLSTGDTTAQINVQLTDCLSKQLVQLMKNPQNKVAIANPKLAPYGDAAQQTLQNLSLWQQFLPHRVMGKNVLQTLQFYTTGSVKGAFVAYSSALDLPADLSSNLPSNFNSVVNTESAEANTVIVPIPETLYKPIIQSLVINSKTVATLSPNLFEPLPIKNAAAPVDEPIHNDNIEPTRAFRLSDASGVSSPSLFVQYLMSQGVQHSLTEWGYESTIASGVGN, encoded by the coding sequence ATGCTTTTTTCTCTAGCAATGCGACTTTCAAGCTTTGTTTACTTGGCCATGCTTATTTTGGTGAGTGCCAATGCTAGTGCGAGCGCAAGTGTAGCCCCACGCGTTACGACTTTTTCCAGTTCTGTGGCACAGGAGAGCAGTTTTGAAGCGGCGAATAATACTCTAAATGAAGAGAGTGTTATTGGTGCCGATGAGCAAAATCAGCCAGTAAATTTTAAGCGCGACGAAAAAATTAACGTAGCCGTTGCAGCAAACTTCGCAAAACCACTTAAAAGTATCGCCGAGCAGTTTACTGAGCTAACCGGCATAGAAGTCGCGGTAACGGTATCTTCTAGCGGTACTTTGTATGCGCAAATTCAACATGGTGCTAGCTTCGACGTTTTTCTATCTGCAGATCGCGCTAGGCCGCAAGCGTTGGTTGATAACAACGTAGTTCACCACGGCAATCTGGTGGATTACGCTAAAGGCAAGCTTGCGTTTGTCTATGCTGGCGACTTATCAAGTGAGGCATTCAGTGAAATATCTAGTAAGACATCCGGTGAAAGGAATTGCGAGCAAATCGCGCGCTTATCTACTGGAGACACAACTGCACAAATAAACGTTCAGCTTACCGATTGCTTGTCGAAGCAGCTTGTTCAATTAATGAAAAATCCACAAAACAAGGTAGCTATCGCAAATCCTAAACTGGCTCCCTATGGTGATGCTGCGCAACAGACGTTGCAAAACTTATCCTTATGGCAACAGTTTTTACCTCACAGAGTGATGGGTAAAAACGTGCTACAAACCTTGCAGTTTTATACCACCGGCAGCGTGAAAGGGGCGTTTGTTGCGTACTCATCGGCGTTAGATTTGCCCGCAGACTTATCCTCTAATTTGCCTTCTAATTTTAACAGTGTTGTTAATACCGAAAGCGCTGAGGCTAATACGGTTATCGTCCCAATACCTGAAACCTTATATAAACCCATCATTCAGTCGTTGGTGATTAACAGTAAAACGGTAGCTACATTATCTCCGAATCTGTTCGAACCACTTCCAATCAAAAATGCGGCAGCGCCAGTTGATGAGCCTATCCACAACGACAACATTGAGCCAACCAGAGCATTTCGTTTGAGTGACGCTAGTGGAGTGTCTTCACCCAGCCTTTTCGTACAATATTTAATGTCGCAAGGGGTGCAGCACAGCTTAACTGAATGGGGTTATGAATCCACAATTGCATCAGGCGTCGGTAACTAA
- the hemN gene encoding oxygen-independent coproporphyrinogen III oxidase, which yields MTHAINEQHQAVSTITKYALNAPRYTSYPTALKFEPLQIDPLPPALNISKAPAVILYVHIPFCKTLCYYCGCNKMVTRHNEKADEYLDYLEKEILSKRYLTEGRRVVSLHLGGGSPSFLSKTQHTYLMYLLKKHFTFEAGAELSIELDPRNIDKRYLQNLKCLGYTRISFGLQDTDYNVQKTINRVQSTSHIADLVFEARSLGFDSVNLDLIYGLPNQSLDTFSSTIAATKAMMPDRISLFSYAHLPERFAAQRKFAEETLPNSEEKASLYDLAVKSFTSIGYEMIGLDHFALSKDSLAIAKNKGLLHRNFQGYTLRGDADLIGFGVSAISTVGNAYAQNAKDLKEYYSRLDNHLPCSKVGLSLTVDDLIRRDVISSLMCNLVVYKQAIESKHHIKFDEYFASALDNLAEMKQDGLIEITSEYIRVPESARIYIRAICARFDAYLNRSETLSSYSRAI from the coding sequence ATGACTCACGCTATCAATGAACAACACCAAGCCGTATCGACAATTACCAAATATGCGCTTAATGCTCCTCGTTATACGTCTTATCCCACTGCACTTAAGTTTGAGCCATTGCAAATTGACCCGTTGCCGCCAGCATTGAACATTTCTAAAGCACCTGCGGTGATCCTGTACGTGCACATTCCGTTTTGCAAAACGCTATGTTATTACTGCGGTTGCAACAAAATGGTAACCCGTCACAACGAGAAAGCAGACGAATATTTAGACTATCTAGAAAAAGAAATTTTGTCTAAACGTTATTTAACAGAAGGTAGGCGCGTGGTTTCACTCCATTTAGGAGGCGGCTCTCCGAGTTTCCTAAGCAAGACTCAACATACCTATTTAATGTATCTGCTTAAAAAACATTTCACGTTTGAGGCAGGGGCTGAGCTATCTATAGAATTAGACCCCAGGAACATAGATAAACGCTACCTTCAAAATTTAAAATGCTTAGGTTACACGCGCATCAGCTTTGGCTTGCAAGACACCGACTACAACGTACAGAAAACGATTAATCGCGTGCAAAGCACATCGCACATTGCCGACTTAGTGTTTGAGGCGCGTTCGCTTGGTTTTGACTCAGTTAATTTGGATTTAATATACGGTTTACCAAACCAATCACTAGACACATTTTCATCAACTATTGCCGCTACGAAAGCCATGATGCCAGACCGCATCTCGCTTTTTAGCTACGCACACCTGCCTGAACGATTTGCCGCGCAGCGCAAATTTGCGGAAGAAACACTACCAAACAGTGAAGAAAAAGCGTCGTTATACGACCTTGCTGTTAAAAGCTTTACGAGCATAGGTTACGAAATGATTGGCCTTGATCACTTTGCCTTAAGCAAAGATTCATTAGCCATTGCAAAAAATAAAGGCTTACTTCACCGTAACTTCCAAGGGTATACCTTACGTGGCGACGCTGACCTTATAGGGTTCGGCGTGTCCGCCATTAGCACCGTAGGTAATGCGTACGCGCAAAACGCTAAAGATCTAAAGGAATACTATAGCCGATTAGACAACCACCTACCCTGCTCAAAGGTTGGACTTTCACTAACCGTAGACGACCTTATACGCAGAGACGTAATTTCTAGCCTGATGTGCAATCTAGTGGTTTATAAACAAGCTATTGAAAGCAAACACCACATTAAATTCGATGAATATTTTGCTTCAGCTTTAGATAATCTTGCAGAGATGAAACAAGATGGACTTATTGAAATCACATCCGAATATATTCGAGTGCCAGAGTCAGCGCGCATATACATTAGGGCTATTTGTGCGCGTTTCGACGCCTACTTGAATAGAAGTGAAACGCTGAGTAGCTACTCCAGGGCCATCTAA
- a CDS encoding SGNH/GDSL hydrolase family protein, which translates to MIYFKVLALNLAIVLLSPVVLMQALWVRKKTTVLPEPEGERVLASVEGSLLPLTNLLVVGDSAAAGVGALTQQGALTGLLYSSLSQIGPARVSLHAKTGFKSEDVLSLLRSLPCENFSSALISIGVNDVTKFVSLKRWQQNIDAISTLLTHKFGCKRIVFTALPPIHCFPALPQPLRALLGWRALLLNQALVKSVTAYSNAEILYVTALNLGGTVADIQRSGLMAEDGFHPSSKGYEIWARLALDKITPIHHADINGSKKTF; encoded by the coding sequence TTGATCTACTTCAAAGTTTTAGCGTTAAACCTAGCTATTGTTTTACTTTCCCCTGTTGTATTGATGCAGGCGCTGTGGGTGCGAAAAAAGACCACTGTGCTGCCAGAACCTGAAGGAGAGCGTGTACTAGCTTCAGTAGAAGGTTCGTTGTTACCCCTCACTAATCTACTAGTGGTGGGTGATTCTGCAGCGGCTGGCGTAGGCGCTTTAACGCAACAGGGTGCGCTAACTGGTTTATTGTATTCGAGCCTTAGTCAAATTGGACCAGCCCGTGTATCGCTGCATGCCAAAACAGGGTTTAAAAGCGAAGATGTGCTTAGTCTTCTGAGATCTCTCCCCTGCGAAAACTTCTCATCTGCGCTTATTTCTATAGGTGTTAACGATGTCACTAAATTTGTGTCACTAAAGCGATGGCAACAAAATATTGATGCCATCAGTACACTTTTAACGCACAAATTTGGCTGTAAAAGAATAGTGTTTACTGCTCTTCCTCCTATTCATTGCTTTCCAGCGCTACCGCAACCTTTGCGCGCACTGTTAGGCTGGCGAGCATTACTTTTAAACCAAGCTTTGGTTAAATCCGTAACAGCATATTCTAACGCAGAAATATTGTATGTTACCGCGCTTAACTTAGGTGGTACTGTTGCCGATATTCAGCGAAGCGGCTTAATGGCTGAAGATGGCTTTCATCCCTCTTCTAAGGGCTACGAGATTTGGGCGCGCCTGGCTTTAGATAAAATCACGCCCATTCACCATGCCGATATAAACGGTTCAAAAAAGACGTTTTAA
- a CDS encoding HesA/MoeB/ThiF family protein, translating to MSKSLTHQQAMRYNRHIVLPKVDLDGQEALLNANICIIGIGGLGTAAATNLCASGVGSLTLIDHDTVEATNLPRQTLFSEQDVGTNKVEAAKARLTAINSDCDITVMAEPFSAPSSTQLSPALKQAIERADVVLDCTDNTDSRDLINLLCFKLNTPLVSGAAIRFEGQLFVAIPGESRCYACLRTLFESPDLSCVEAGIFSPVVNIVGTYQAMLAMQVLMDFDSIPKNTLMTFDALSHEWRNWKLPKGVDCELCAC from the coding sequence ATGTCTAAAAGCCTAACTCATCAGCAGGCTATGCGTTATAACCGCCATATCGTGCTTCCAAAAGTGGATCTAGACGGTCAAGAAGCGCTGCTAAACGCCAATATTTGTATCATTGGTATTGGCGGGCTTGGCACCGCGGCTGCTACTAACCTTTGCGCCAGTGGCGTGGGCTCTCTTACACTTATAGACCACGACACAGTTGAGGCCACCAACCTGCCAAGGCAAACCTTGTTCAGCGAACAAGATGTAGGCACAAATAAAGTAGAGGCGGCTAAAGCGCGGCTTACTGCAATAAACAGCGACTGCGACATTACCGTAATGGCAGAACCGTTTTCGGCGCCCAGCTCTACTCAGCTTTCACCAGCATTAAAACAAGCCATAGAGCGTGCTGACGTTGTGCTAGATTGCACCGACAATACAGACTCGCGAGATTTAATAAACCTACTGTGTTTTAAACTAAATACCCCGCTAGTATCGGGTGCAGCCATTCGCTTTGAAGGCCAGCTTTTCGTAGCTATACCCGGTGAGAGCCGCTGCTATGCATGCTTACGAACGTTATTTGAATCACCCGATTTAAGCTGTGTTGAGGCAGGTATATTCTCGCCAGTGGTGAATATTGTTGGTACTTACCAAGCGATGCTAGCTATGCAAGTATTGATGGATTTCGATAGTATTCCTAAAAACACGTTAATGACGTTTGATGCTCTGTCGCACGAGTGGCGAAACTGGAAGTTACCTAAAGGCGTAGATTGCGAGCTATGTGCTTGCTGA